A single region of the Vicia villosa cultivar HV-30 ecotype Madison, WI linkage group LG4, Vvil1.0, whole genome shotgun sequence genome encodes:
- the LOC131596452 gene encoding uncharacterized protein LOC131596452 isoform X1 produces the protein MSTLSSPTIPSTTLKFQNNGNLGYALINMLSHLHIVSFYKVHRFRCQPSHFCRSSKTYLRHQTLYTRTTSIKASVADNNETNEVKMQIGIMKKKLKEVMPSPVQEFPWRKAQHTLLGRLPFLVQEALKWSLVAYFIVSSLSDVVYTFSINRELIIPVGLFVGCLMADFLKEIFLELFHQFEEIDLKWRRLGLCGLFVLVKFTSTWFSIQSGVFLLHVANGGLMQLLWYWRNFMEDAKNLREMRNPSSLEA, from the exons ATGTCTACTCTTTCTTCTCCGACCATTCCTTCGACAACTCTCAAATTTCAG AATAATGGAAATTTGGGTTATGCTCTCATCAATATGCTCTCTCATTTACATATAGTCTCCTTTTACAAG GTTCATCGGTTTCGATGCCAACCCAGTCATTTCTGTagaagttcaaaaacttaccttcGTCATCAAACATTATATACTCGCACCACTTCAATTAAAGCATCCGTGGCGGACAATAACGAGACTAATGAGGTCAAGATGCAGATCGGGATCATGAAGAAGAAATTAAAAGAAGTAATGCCAAGTCCGGTTCAAGAATTTCCTTGGAGAAAAGCTCAACATACACTTCTAGGCAGACTACCTTTTCTCGTGCAAGAGGCGTTAAAGTGGTCACTTGTTGCGTATTTCATCGTTAGCTCCTTATCAGATGTTGTATACACATTCTCTATAAATCGGGAACTAATAATTCCCGTTGGTCTCTTTGTTGGCTGCCTTATGGCTGATTTCTTGAAGGAGATATTTCTGGAATTGTTTCATCAATTTGAG GAGATTGATTTGAAATGGCGTCGGTTGGGCTTGTGTGGTCTTTTTGTGTTGGTCAAGTTTACGTCGACATGGTTCTCAATACAATCAGGCGTGTTTCTATTGCATGTTGCAAATGGTGGACTGATGCAGCTACTGTGGTATTGGAGAAATTTTATGGAAGATGCAAAAAACTTACGAGAAATGAGGAACCCTTCTAGTTTGGAGGCATAA
- the LOC131596452 gene encoding uncharacterized protein LOC131596452 isoform X2 has translation MSTLSSPTIPSTTLKFQVHRFRCQPSHFCRSSKTYLRHQTLYTRTTSIKASVADNNETNEVKMQIGIMKKKLKEVMPSPVQEFPWRKAQHTLLGRLPFLVQEALKWSLVAYFIVSSLSDVVYTFSINRELIIPVGLFVGCLMADFLKEIFLELFHQFEEIDLKWRRLGLCGLFVLVKFTSTWFSIQSGVFLLHVANGGLMQLLWYWRNFMEDAKNLREMRNPSSLEA, from the exons ATGTCTACTCTTTCTTCTCCGACCATTCCTTCGACAACTCTCAAATTTCAG GTTCATCGGTTTCGATGCCAACCCAGTCATTTCTGTagaagttcaaaaacttaccttcGTCATCAAACATTATATACTCGCACCACTTCAATTAAAGCATCCGTGGCGGACAATAACGAGACTAATGAGGTCAAGATGCAGATCGGGATCATGAAGAAGAAATTAAAAGAAGTAATGCCAAGTCCGGTTCAAGAATTTCCTTGGAGAAAAGCTCAACATACACTTCTAGGCAGACTACCTTTTCTCGTGCAAGAGGCGTTAAAGTGGTCACTTGTTGCGTATTTCATCGTTAGCTCCTTATCAGATGTTGTATACACATTCTCTATAAATCGGGAACTAATAATTCCCGTTGGTCTCTTTGTTGGCTGCCTTATGGCTGATTTCTTGAAGGAGATATTTCTGGAATTGTTTCATCAATTTGAG GAGATTGATTTGAAATGGCGTCGGTTGGGCTTGTGTGGTCTTTTTGTGTTGGTCAAGTTTACGTCGACATGGTTCTCAATACAATCAGGCGTGTTTCTATTGCATGTTGCAAATGGTGGACTGATGCAGCTACTGTGGTATTGGAGAAATTTTATGGAAGATGCAAAAAACTTACGAGAAATGAGGAACCCTTCTAGTTTGGAGGCATAA